From the genome of Miscanthus floridulus cultivar M001 chromosome 10, ASM1932011v1, whole genome shotgun sequence, one region includes:
- the LOC136486698 gene encoding mitogen-activated protein kinase kinase kinase 3-like has protein sequence MPAWWKGKGRSKSSKAGAASPAPAGSIPAAVAIAGEVKEEKGKKKASSFDEALLAKGVRGKQQPPAAAGEVIGLPLPRPASLPAPLPSASASASVSASASSGCGSSLGSSASDEQLDLGVYRLSETSSTLLGRTVAIESRKQSYVPADGTIFTNNRAVEHTRLSETSVSPRKEFHLQNLDVANDRTTYCRGRKSTEIVFSTQVPTSPPSSRGHHYSNSPVPSRTFGQCPASPTSWQDDSRSSSSPQPLPLPPGSPCLPSRSLQWKKGKLLGSGTFGQVYMGFNSEGGQMCAIKEVKVISDDSNSKECLRQLNQEIMLLRELSHPNIVQYYGSDLCNETLSVYLEYVSGGSIHKLLQEYGPFGEAVLRNYTAQILSGLAYLHGRNTVHRDIKGANILVDPNGDIKLADFGMAKHISAYTSIKSFKGSPYWMAPEVIMNSNGYSLSVDIWSLGCTILEMATAKPPWSQYEGVAAIFKIGNSKDIPDIPDNLSSEAKSFLKLCLQRDPAARPTAAQLMDHPFVKDHATVRSSRSGITRDMFPTSTDGKNSMVKIATSSYRSLSPLRDPDIMIRNLPGPTSPIPSTSSRRSTALNPSTVRMNMSLPVSPCSSPLRQYRQSNRSCLPSPPHPAYSAGAANYSPINNALYPKSLTDTWLEISQLKTQTFDSPRRL, from the exons ATGCCGGCGTGGTGGAAGGGCAAGGGcaggagcaaatctagcaaggCCGGAGCGGCGTCGCCGGCGCCGGCCGGCTCGATCCCGGCGGCCGTTGCCATCGCCGGCGAGGTgaaggaggagaaggggaagaagaaggcgaGCAGCTTCGACGAGGCGCTCCTCGCCAAGGGCGTCCGCGGGAAGCAGcaaccgccggcggcggcgggggaggtTATTGGGCTCCCGCTCCCGCGCCCGGCGTCCTTGCCGGCGCCGCTGCCGTCCGCCTCTGCCTCCGCCTCCGTGTCGGCGTCGGCGTCCAGCGGCTGCGGCTCCTCGCTGGGGTCCTCGGCGTCCGACGAGCAGCTAGATCTCGGGGTTTACAG GTTGTCAGAAACAAGCAGCACTCTTCTGGGCAGAACAGTAGCAATTGAATCTCGGAAACAAAGTTATGTGCCAGCAGATGGGACCATTTTCACCAATAATCGGGCTGTGGAGCATACCCGATTGTCTGAAACATCAGTTTCCCCAAGGAAAGAATTTCACCTTCAAaatttggatgttgcaaatgaTCGAACTACATACTGTCGTGGTCGGAAATCAACAGAAATTGTGTTCAGTACACAAGTGCCCACTTCTCCTCCTAGCTCAAGAGGACATCACTATTCAAATTCCCCCGTgccatcaagaacatttgggcaATGCCCTGCATCTCCTACTTCATGGCAGGATGATTCACGAAGCTCAAGCTCACCccaacctcttcctcttcccccaGGCTCCCCATGCTTGCCTTCCCGTTCTCTACAGTGGAAGAAGGGGAAGTTGCTAGGTAGTGGGACGTTTGGGCAAGTATACATGGGATTCAACAG TGAAGGCGGTCAAATGTGTGCAATTAAAGAGGTTAAGGTCATTTCAGATGATTCTAACTCAAAAGAGTGCCTCAGGCAGCTAAATCAG GAAATCATGCTGCTGAGAGAGCTGTCACATCCAAACATTGTTCAGTACTATGGCAGTGATTTG TGCAATGAGACACTCTCGGTCTATCTCGAGTATGTTTCTGGGGGCTCTATCCATAAGTTGCTTCAAGAATATGGTCCGTTCGGGGAGGCAGTTCTTCGGAATTACACAGCACAAATCCTTTCTGGCCTTGCATACTTGCATGGGCGGAATACAGTGCATAG GGATATCAAAGGGGCAAACATACTTGTTGATCCTAATGGTGACATCAAGCTTGCTGATTTTGGTATGGCCAAGCAT ATATCAGCATATACATCTATCAAATCCTTCAAAGGGAGCCCTTACTGGATGGCACCAGAG GTTATTATGAATAGCAATGGTTACAGCCTTTCAGTAGACATTTGGAGCCTTGGCTGCACCATTCTTGAGATGGCAACAGCAAAGCCTCCTTGGAGTCAGTATGAAGGG GTGGCAGCAATATTCAAAATTGGGAACAGCAAAGACATACCTGATATCCCAGATAATCTTTCTTCTGAGGCGAAAAGCTTCCTCAAACTCTGCTTGCAGCGTGATCCTGCTGCCCGCCCTACAGCTGCTCAGCTGATGGATCACCCTTTTGTCAAGGACCATGCTACAGTAAGGAGTTCCAGGTCTGGCATCACGAGGGATATGTTTCCTACTTCAACTGATGGAAAAAACAGCATG GTGAAGATTGCAACTTCATCATACAGAAGCTTATCTCCTTTAAGAGATCCTGATATCATGATAAGAAACTTGCCAGGACCAACATCCCCCATTCCTTCGACATCAAGTCGCAGGAGCACAGCATT GAACCCATCCACTGTTCGGATGAACATGTCGCTGCCTGTCTCTCCCTGCTCTAGCCCGCTACGGCAGTACAGGCAGTCCAACCGAAGTTGCTTGCCATCCCCTCCTCATCCAGCCTATTCAGCTGGAGCAGCCAACTACAGTCCTATCAACAATGCACTCTACCCGAAATCTCTCACAGATACATGGCTCGAAATCTCTCAGCTGAAAACACAAACTTTTGATTCTCCAAGAAGATTGTAG
- the LOC136486699 gene encoding uncharacterized protein, with protein sequence MECRSISETLLRANAALCVMAPAVCGLRGAHRRSIHFAPGPSSPDEDDVRDRAPPPRRWYRAAYARLLRHAGSLAGVDHAGGLPRHGATGSLVSCPHAAARAAHFDALAGEFVAAVAAASRGHPPPKMEATSLSSLTQVCDVFGVSAQRRKSVRLTVCPQVTQHHVWRGALEAVLGDLQADMASLDRPSLATQMAEQIASACTRFLSETATSSSPSWMRPTPFKKPAEPPPPAKKWQEVLDMFTDLARSLETEDRLNGHAQKVEAMKEGLYQIRDVVIERDIAFKEARRQDCLVQRKLSKSLGHSSRCLYTLLLFYLYGTVRDMEVHVGKCISGKGGRNVAVHAAQFLTDGDESTIRSGIKQLSRALGIFRFGWEAANTDRDAANHNGKNVAVKKKNEDAKGVLELQGHLWSFGVEKTLTYRGDVFQVHQIQLP encoded by the coding sequence ATGGAATGCCGCAGCATTTCGGAGACCTTGCTGCGCGCCAATGCCGCGCTCTGCGTGATGGCGCCGGCCGTCTGCGGGCTGCGCGGTGCCCACCGTCGCAGCATTCACTTCGCGCCAGGCCCGTCCTCGCCCGACGAAGACGATGTGCGAGACCGCGCCCCGCCTCCGCGGCGCTGGTACCGGGCAGCATACGCCCGGCTCCTCCGGCATGCGGGGTCACTGGCGGGGGTCGACCACGCGGGCGGCCTTCCGCGGCACGGGGCGACGGGATCCCTCGTCTCATGCCCGCACGCCGCCGCCCGGGCCGCGCACTTTGACGCGCTCGCGGGTGAGTTcgtcgccgccgtggccgccgcgaGCCGCGGCCACCCGCCGCCGAAGATGGAGGCGACGTCGCTGAGCTCGCTGACGCAGGTCTGCGACGTGTTCGGCGTATCGGCGCAGCGGAGGAAGAGTGTGCGGCTCACCGTCTGCCCTCAGGTGACGCAGCACCACGTGTGGCGGGGCGCACTCGAGGCGGTGCTCGGGGATCTCCAGGCCGACATGGCGTCCCTGGACAGACCGTCCCTGGCGACCCAGATGGCCGAGCAGATCGCGTCTGCCTGCACCCGCTTCCTGTCGGAGACGGCGACGTCCTCGTCGCCGTCCTGGATGCGCCCGACGCCGTTCAAGAAACCAGCGGAACCGCCGCCTCCGGCCAAGAAGTGGCAAGAAGTGCTGGACATGTTTACTGACCTCGCCAGGAGCCTGGAGACCGAGGATCGACTCAACGGGCACGCGCAAAAggtggaggccatgaaggagggGCTGTACCAGATACGCGATGTCGTCATTGAGCGGGACATCGCCTTCAAGGAGGCGCGCCGGCAGGACTGCCTGGTGCAGAGGAAGCTGTCCAAGAGCCTGGGGCACTCCTCCAGGTGCCTGTACACGCTGCTCCTCTTCTACCTCTACGGCACCGTCCGGGACATGGAGGTGCATGTCGGCAAGTGCATTTCTGGCAAGGGAGGCAGGAATGTCGCTGTTCACGCTGCGCAATTCCTGACCGACGGTGATGAATCGACGATCAGGAGCGGTATCAAGCAGCTGAGCCGCGCTCTCGGTATCTTCCGGTTTGGTTGGGAGGCCGCGAATACTGACCGTGATGCTGCCAATCACAATGGCAAAAATGTTGCGGTCAAGAAAAAGAATGAAGATGCAAAGGGTGTCTTGGAGCTGCAAGGTCATCTCTGGAGCTTCGGTGTTGAGAAGACTCTGACATACAGAGGAGATGTGTTCCAAGTGCATCAGATTCAATTACCATGA